Proteins encoded by one window of Mustela erminea isolate mMusErm1 chromosome 5, mMusErm1.Pri, whole genome shotgun sequence:
- the LRRC57 gene encoding leucine-rich repeat-containing protein 57, which translates to MGNSALRAHVETAQKTGVFQLKDRGLTEFPSELQKLTSNLRTIDLSNNKIESLPPMIIGKFTVLKSLSLNNNKLTVLPEELCNLKKLEMLSLNNNHLRELPSTFGQLAALKTLSLSGNQLRALPPQLCSLRHLDVVDLSKNQIRSIPDIVGELQVIELNLNQNQISQISVKISCCPRLKVLRLEENCLELSMLPQSILSDSQICLLAVEGNLFEIKKLRELEGYDKYMERFTATKKKFA; encoded by the exons ATGGGAAACAGTGCCCTCCGCGCTCATGTGGAAACCGCGCAGAAAACTGGTGTCTTTCAGCTTAAGGACCGTGGACTGACCGAG TTCCCCTCAGAGCTGCAGAAGCTGACCAGCAATCTAAGGACCATCGACTTGTCCAACAACAAGATCGAGAGCCTACCGCCTATGATTATAGGGAAGTTCACTGTGCTGAAGAGCCTCTCcttgaacaacaacaaactgA ctGTTCTTCCTGAGGAGTTATGCAATCTGAAAAAATTAGAGATGCTAAGCCTGAACAACAACCACTTGAGAGAGCTACCATCTACCTTTGGGCAACTGGCAGCCCTCAAGACCCTGAGCCTCTCTGGGAACCAGCTTCGAGCACTACCACCACAACTCTGTAGCCTCCGGCACTTGGATGTGGTGGATCTCTCCAAGAATCAGATTCGGAGCATACCTGACATAGTAGGGGAGCTTCAGGTCATCGAACTCAATCTCAACCAGAACCAG ATATCACAGATCTCAGTAAAGATCTCTTGCTGTCCTCGCCTTAAAGTTCTTCGCCTGGAAGAGAACTGTCTTGAGCTCAGCATGCTTCCACAGAGCATTCTCAGTGATTCCCAGATCTGTCTGCTTGCTGTGGAAGGCAAcctttttgaaataaagaaactTCGAGAACTGGAAGGATATGATAAG tacATGGAGAGATTCACAGCCACTAAGAAGAAATTTGCATGA